The following coding sequences lie in one Xanthomonas hortorum pv. pelargonii genomic window:
- a CDS encoding TonB-dependent receptor: MVYPRVFELSGHFLCHARAPRRSPLSAAVRGLLLGGAAFASTAALPAFAQEQPAPAQQQAPAQTNPSVSTLDEIKVVGYQASLGKALNVKRNADAIVDAISAEDIGKFPDTNVAESLSRLSGITVDRQFGEGEKVSILGTDPALNRVLLNGQTIASTSWGGDPNDPDSRSFNYSTLAPEVVGLMEVYKTPEARIDEGSIGGTVIVHTRKPLDLERNTLTGTVSYGYNDRSEDPKPNVSALYSWKNQDETLGVLTSVMHSQRVLRRDGVEIFGYDNVEGAGFPPGVVGNNTGVFPTSINTALFQQTRKRDGVSAALQWKPDADFELNLTGLYVKESFDNYNQSRYGYWGSNPGDAQALGFENGVATSGTFGDQSTTFLDGYLRNSDVTTGSIHLRADWHGDGWNASSQVGYTSSQGGAERIYGIQFRNLAGYSYNIDGRRTAMDYSTDPTNAAAMQLNNASASHSPQYDKERYLQLDFDHAVEWGPFTQILTGIKLTNHATGQSAYSRTWTPNDGSTLAAFSPGITPSGYLDGISTSADMQQWSTINSGAISQYISGLEGDDGLPISYAGNYSIEEQNRAWFLQANFSGERYRGNIGVRYVHTRDSTDGFSYAPGGGYTPVNFLNSYGKWLPAFNIAYDLRDDLMVRFAASKVIARPRYTNMTPYVATDDTTLTASTGNPGLSPYESTNLGASLEWYFSDSSLLSSEFFSRDISNYILTTVEDRVFFNNATGGSSTYQTSVPTNAGDAKVRGVALNLQHNFGNGFGVVANYTYSDSKTDGDYSLPYNSRNAYNISPYYEQGKWSARVNLGWRSEYFTQIGRLNGQQMTDAFTQVDASFGYQATERLRVALEATNLLDETYFSYIGNKNQPYYIYKNGRSFMLSLNFKL; the protein is encoded by the coding sequence ATGGTGTATCCCCGTGTGTTCGAGTTGTCCGGTCATTTCCTGTGTCATGCGCGTGCACCGCGTCGTTCGCCACTGAGCGCAGCGGTCCGTGGTTTGCTGTTGGGTGGCGCGGCTTTTGCCAGCACTGCGGCACTTCCCGCATTCGCGCAGGAACAGCCTGCACCCGCCCAGCAACAGGCACCCGCGCAAACCAATCCATCGGTCTCCACCTTGGATGAAATCAAGGTGGTGGGCTATCAGGCCAGTCTCGGCAAGGCGCTCAACGTCAAGCGCAATGCCGATGCGATCGTCGATGCGATCAGCGCCGAAGACATCGGTAAATTTCCCGATACCAACGTCGCCGAATCGCTGTCGCGGCTCTCCGGCATCACCGTGGACCGGCAATTCGGCGAAGGCGAAAAAGTCAGCATCCTCGGCACCGATCCTGCGCTCAATCGCGTGCTGCTCAATGGCCAGACCATTGCCTCCACCAGTTGGGGCGGCGACCCCAACGATCCGGATAGCCGCTCGTTCAACTACAGCACCCTGGCGCCGGAAGTGGTCGGCTTGATGGAGGTCTACAAGACCCCGGAAGCGCGTATCGACGAAGGCTCCATCGGCGGCACCGTGATCGTGCACACGCGCAAACCGCTGGATCTCGAGCGCAATACGCTGACCGGCACGGTGAGCTACGGCTATAACGATCGCTCCGAAGACCCCAAGCCGAACGTATCGGCGTTGTACAGCTGGAAAAACCAGGATGAAACCCTGGGTGTGCTCACCTCGGTGATGCATTCGCAGCGCGTGTTGCGCCGCGATGGTGTGGAAATTTTCGGCTACGACAACGTGGAAGGCGCAGGGTTTCCGCCGGGTGTGGTGGGCAATAACACCGGTGTGTTTCCGACCTCGATCAACACGGCCTTGTTTCAGCAGACGCGCAAGCGCGATGGTGTCAGCGCCGCATTGCAATGGAAGCCGGATGCCGACTTCGAGCTCAATCTGACCGGTTTGTACGTCAAGGAAAGTTTCGACAACTACAACCAGAGCCGCTACGGCTACTGGGGCTCCAACCCGGGCGATGCGCAGGCGCTGGGCTTCGAAAACGGCGTGGCCACCTCGGGTACGTTCGGCGATCAATCCACCACGTTCCTGGATGGTTATCTGCGCAACAGCGATGTCACCACTGGCAGCATCCACTTGCGTGCCGACTGGCATGGCGATGGCTGGAATGCGTCGAGCCAGGTTGGCTACACCAGCTCGCAAGGTGGTGCCGAGCGCATCTACGGCATCCAGTTCCGCAATCTTGCCGGCTACAGCTACAACATCGACGGGCGTCGTACTGCGATGGACTACAGCACCGACCCCACCAACGCGGCGGCGATGCAACTCAACAATGCATCGGCCAGCCACAGCCCGCAGTACGACAAAGAGCGCTATCTGCAGCTGGACTTCGATCATGCAGTGGAGTGGGGGCCATTCACGCAGATTCTGACCGGCATCAAGCTCACCAATCACGCCACCGGGCAATCGGCGTACAGCCGTACTTGGACGCCGAACGATGGCAGCACGCTCGCTGCATTCTCGCCGGGCATCACGCCGTCGGGCTATCTGGATGGCATATCCACCAGTGCCGATATGCAGCAGTGGTCGACGATCAACAGCGGCGCGATCAGCCAGTACATCAGCGGGCTGGAAGGCGATGACGGGCTGCCGATCAGCTACGCCGGCAACTACAGCATCGAAGAGCAGAACCGTGCGTGGTTCCTGCAAGCCAATTTTTCTGGCGAGCGCTATCGCGGCAACATCGGCGTACGGTATGTGCATACGCGCGATTCCACCGACGGTTTTAGCTATGCGCCGGGCGGCGGCTACACGCCGGTCAACTTCCTCAACAGTTATGGCAAGTGGCTGCCGGCCTTCAATATCGCCTACGACCTGCGCGACGATTTGATGGTGCGCTTTGCCGCCTCCAAGGTGATCGCGCGGCCGCGCTACACCAACATGACCCCGTACGTGGCCACCGACGACACCACGCTCACCGCATCCACCGGCAATCCTGGTCTGAGCCCGTACGAGTCGACCAATCTGGGCGCATCGCTGGAGTGGTATTTCTCCGACAGCAGCCTACTCAGCAGCGAATTCTTCTCACGCGATATCTCCAACTACATCCTGACCACGGTGGAAGACCGGGTGTTCTTCAACAACGCCACCGGTGGTTCAAGCACGTATCAGACCTCCGTGCCGACCAATGCCGGCGATGCCAAGGTGCGTGGCGTGGCGCTCAACCTGCAGCACAACTTCGGCAATGGATTCGGCGTGGTGGCCAACTACACCTATTCCGATTCCAAGACCGACGGCGATTACAGCCTGCCGTACAACTCGCGCAACGCCTACAACATCAGCCCGTACTACGAGCAGGGCAAATGGAGCGCGCGGGTGAATCTGGGCTGGCGCTCGGAGTACTTCACCCAGATCGGCCGGCTCAACGGCCAGCAGATGACCGATGCCTTCACCCAGGTGGATGCATCGTTCGGATACCAGGCCACCGAGCGCCTGCGCGTGGCGCTGGAAGCCACCAATCTGCTGGACGAAACCTACTTCAGCTACATCGGCAACAAGAACCAGCCGTACTACATCTACAAGAACGGCCGTTCTTTCATGTTGAGTCTGAATTTCAAGCTGTAG
- a CDS encoding SIS domain-containing protein, translated as MSLPLETDTLMFREAAQTADVVAAQFARNADTIAALAQSLRDTPPPFVVTCARGSSDHAATYAKYLFETQLGIVTASASPSVGSVYAAPLQLRGALYIVISQSGKSPDLLRNAEAAKAAGARVVALVNVEDSPLAQLAEVVIPLGAGPEKSVAATKSYLASLAAVLHLGAVWKNDAALLAALDALPQQLRNAWQADWSALTAGLVPAHNLFVLGRGLGLGAAQEAALKFKETCGLHAEAYSSAEVKHGPMALVGPGFPVLVFAQPDETGAGTRALAAEFRARGAQVWLAAPDGDLPLADAAHPASAPLLTVQSFYRAINALALQRGHNPDLPPHLNKVTETV; from the coding sequence ATGAGCCTTCCCCTCGAAACCGATACCTTGATGTTCCGCGAGGCGGCGCAGACCGCCGACGTGGTCGCCGCACAGTTCGCCCGCAACGCCGACACCATCGCCGCACTTGCGCAATCGCTGCGCGACACACCGCCGCCGTTCGTGGTGACCTGCGCGCGCGGCAGCTCCGATCACGCAGCGACCTACGCCAAGTACCTGTTCGAAACCCAGCTTGGCATCGTCACTGCCTCGGCATCACCGTCGGTGGGTTCGGTTTATGCAGCGCCGCTGCAATTGCGCGGCGCGCTGTACATCGTGATTTCGCAATCGGGCAAGAGCCCGGACCTGCTGCGTAATGCCGAGGCCGCAAAGGCTGCCGGCGCGCGCGTGGTCGCCCTGGTCAACGTGGAAGATTCGCCGCTGGCGCAGTTGGCCGAGGTGGTGATTCCGCTGGGCGCAGGCCCGGAAAAGAGCGTGGCCGCCACCAAGAGCTATCTGGCTTCGCTGGCCGCTGTGCTGCACCTGGGCGCGGTGTGGAAGAACGACGCCGCATTGTTGGCCGCGCTGGATGCATTGCCGCAGCAGTTGCGCAACGCCTGGCAGGCCGACTGGTCCGCACTCACTGCCGGCCTGGTGCCCGCACACAACCTGTTCGTGCTCGGTCGCGGCCTGGGCCTGGGCGCGGCGCAGGAAGCGGCCCTGAAGTTCAAGGAAACCTGCGGCCTGCACGCCGAAGCGTATAGCTCGGCCGAGGTCAAACACGGCCCGATGGCGCTGGTGGGGCCGGGCTTCCCGGTGCTGGTGTTTGCCCAGCCGGACGAAACCGGTGCCGGTACGCGTGCACTCGCCGCCGAGTTCCGCGCGCGTGGCGCACAGGTGTGGCTGGCCGCGCCCGATGGCGACCTGCCGCTGGCCGATGCCGCACATCCGGCCAGCGCACCGCTGCTGACCGTGCAAAGTTTCTATCGCGCGATCAATGCGCTCGCACTCCAGCGTGGCCACAATCCCGATTTGCCGCCGCATTTGAACAAGGTTACGGAAACGGTTTGA
- a CDS encoding multifunctional CCA addition/repair protein produces the protein MKIYLVGGAVRDALLGQPAGDRDWVVVGADQAQMESLGFKPVGKDFPVFLHPRSGEEYALARTERKSGRGYRGFVVDADPSVTLEEDLLRRDFTINAIARDEDTGELFDPYGGARDLQARVLRHVGPAFVEDPVRVLRAARFMARLAPLGFTIAPETAALMREMAASGELDSLVPERVWQELRRVLASAQPSAFLRALHDTDALRVILPEIDALYGVPQRAEFHPEVDTGIHQEMVSDMAARLAPGDALVGFAALTHDLGKALTPPDEWPRHIMHEQRGVAPLQALCERLKVPQDYRQLAVTACREHLNVHRLPELRDRTVHELLMRCDAFRRPERVAQLALVCEADKRGRLGSENAAYPQGEELKRLHAAALAINARDLAAEGLQGPQIGEALAKARIAAIAAVRVLKRLE, from the coding sequence ATGAAGATCTATCTCGTTGGCGGCGCAGTCCGCGATGCCCTGCTTGGTCAGCCTGCTGGCGACCGCGACTGGGTCGTGGTCGGTGCCGATCAGGCGCAGATGGAAAGCCTGGGCTTCAAACCGGTGGGGAAGGATTTCCCGGTATTCCTGCATCCGCGTAGCGGTGAGGAATATGCGTTGGCGCGTACCGAGCGCAAGTCCGGGCGCGGCTATCGTGGCTTCGTGGTGGATGCCGACCCGTCGGTGACGCTCGAAGAAGACCTGCTGCGCCGCGACTTCACCATCAATGCGATCGCACGCGACGAAGACACTGGCGAGCTATTCGATCCCTACGGCGGCGCGCGCGATCTGCAAGCGCGCGTGCTGCGTCATGTAGGCCCGGCGTTCGTCGAAGATCCCGTGCGCGTCTTGCGCGCAGCGCGCTTCATGGCGCGACTGGCACCGTTGGGTTTCACTATCGCGCCAGAGACCGCTGCATTGATGCGCGAGATGGCCGCCAGCGGCGAACTCGACAGCCTGGTGCCCGAACGCGTGTGGCAGGAGTTGCGTCGCGTACTGGCAAGCGCGCAGCCCTCCGCATTTTTGCGCGCCCTGCACGACACCGACGCACTGCGCGTCATCCTGCCGGAAATCGACGCGCTGTACGGCGTACCGCAACGCGCCGAGTTTCATCCTGAAGTGGATACCGGCATCCACCAGGAAATGGTCAGCGACATGGCCGCGCGGCTAGCGCCGGGCGATGCGCTGGTGGGCTTTGCCGCGCTCACCCACGATCTGGGCAAAGCACTCACACCACCCGACGAATGGCCACGCCACATCATGCACGAGCAACGCGGCGTCGCCCCGCTGCAAGCACTGTGCGAACGCCTCAAGGTGCCGCAGGACTATCGCCAGCTTGCCGTCACCGCCTGCCGCGAACACTTGAACGTGCATCGCCTGCCCGAACTGCGCGACCGCACCGTGCACGAACTGCTGATGCGCTGCGATGCCTTCCGCCGCCCCGAGCGCGTCGCACAGCTCGCCCTGGTCTGCGAAGCCGACAAGCGTGGCCGACTGGGCAGCGAAAACGCAGCCTATCCGCAGGGCGAAGAACTCAAGCGCTTGCATGCCGCTGCGCTCGCAATCAACGCACGCGACCTGGCTGCAGAAGGTTTGCAAGGCCCGCAGATTGGTGAGGCATTGGCGAAGGCACGGATTGCCGCGATTGCGGCTGTACGCGTTTTAAAGCGCTTGGAGTGA
- a CDS encoding LacI family DNA-binding transcriptional regulator: MRRPTIKDVAERAKVSLKTVSRVINNEPSVMQATRARVLRAIADLDYEPDPSARNLRSGTPFVIGLVYDNPNPYHIIAIQNGVLAACRETGFGLQIHPCDSTSPLLAEELAEWVQRSRLAGVVLTAPMSERPELMAGLAARGIKSVRIIAATDDPGDGPCVYIDDRAAAYEITEHLVQLGHQRIGFLWGGPQHRSSGERYAGYEAALKDYGITLDKHLVIPGDYTFDDGFRGARRLLSLREPPTAIFGSNDEIAAGVLAAAKSTGMNVPYQLSIAGFEDSPFSRQSWPALTTAKQATDDIARHAARLLISQLRSDAYDDQPAQLQNRGFVPQLVVRGSTAPAQPPAAKSSPTESV; encoded by the coding sequence ATGCGCAGGCCCACCATCAAAGATGTCGCCGAGCGCGCCAAGGTCTCGTTGAAGACCGTGTCGCGCGTGATCAACAACGAGCCATCGGTGATGCAGGCCACGCGCGCGCGCGTGCTGCGCGCCATCGCCGATCTCGATTACGAACCCGATCCGTCCGCACGCAATCTGCGCAGCGGTACGCCGTTCGTGATCGGTCTGGTCTACGACAACCCCAACCCGTATCACATCATCGCCATTCAAAATGGCGTGCTCGCCGCGTGCCGCGAAACCGGCTTCGGTCTGCAGATCCATCCCTGTGATTCCACCTCGCCGTTGCTTGCCGAAGAATTGGCCGAATGGGTGCAACGCTCGCGTCTGGCCGGCGTGGTGCTGACCGCACCGATGTCAGAGCGCCCCGAGCTAATGGCCGGGCTGGCCGCGCGCGGTATCAAGAGCGTGCGCATCATCGCCGCTACCGATGACCCCGGCGATGGCCCGTGTGTGTACATCGACGACCGCGCTGCGGCGTATGAGATCACCGAACATCTGGTCCAGCTCGGCCATCAACGCATCGGCTTTTTGTGGGGCGGCCCGCAGCATCGCTCCAGCGGCGAGCGCTACGCCGGCTACGAGGCCGCGCTGAAGGATTACGGCATCACGCTGGACAAGCATCTGGTGATTCCCGGCGACTACACCTTTGACGATGGCTTCCGTGGCGCACGCCGGCTGTTGTCGCTGCGCGAACCGCCCACCGCCATCTTCGGCAGCAACGACGAAATCGCCGCCGGCGTGCTGGCAGCGGCCAAATCCACCGGCATGAACGTGCCGTATCAACTCTCGATCGCCGGCTTCGAAGACAGCCCGTTTTCGCGCCAGTCTTGGCCGGCATTGACCACCGCCAAGCAGGCCACCGACGACATCGCGCGGCATGCCGCACGCCTGTTGATCAGCCAGCTGCGCAGCGATGCCTACGACGACCAGCCCGCGCAATTGCAAAACCGCGGCTTCGTGCCGCAACTGGTCGTGCGCGGTTCCACTGCACCGGCGCAACCGCCGGCCGCCAAATCCTCTCCCACCGAATCCGTCTGA
- a CDS encoding S41 family peptidase, with the protein MRADDAHGKRLAFESSQIDPVGGTTRASRSIALQVPMDAQKVFIGVVLRGDGALDVSQLRLTAKPLADAASASAILDIAIPAIREHALHSARIDWTTREPQLRAQAANMREVDAYVAIDALVAQLDDGHSFLMRPSRRRNVEAVAQREPPAMQARLLSSGIAYIDVPGLMASSRQVSSAYETSLATALDQVAVQASCGWLVDLRHNTGGTMWPMINGLHALLGNVALGSFVDAAGKQSPWRARSTPRSTSSPDGLQTNRPVAVLIGPRTASAGEMVAISFRGRANTRSFGQPSAGQTTGNRSVELPGGGVLAIAASSTQDRNGHRIDGRLQPDVLLDPQIEATEAAARWLRTQGCAPSK; encoded by the coding sequence ATGCGCGCCGATGACGCGCATGGCAAACGCCTGGCGTTCGAAAGCTCACAGATCGATCCGGTCGGCGGTACGACGCGCGCAAGCCGCTCCATTGCGCTGCAGGTACCGATGGATGCGCAGAAGGTGTTTATCGGTGTTGTGCTGCGAGGCGATGGAGCGCTGGACGTAAGCCAGTTGCGGCTGACTGCAAAGCCGCTGGCCGATGCCGCATCGGCCAGCGCGATCCTGGATATCGCCATCCCCGCGATCCGGGAGCACGCGCTGCACAGCGCCCGCATCGACTGGACCACGCGTGAGCCGCAGCTGCGTGCACAGGCCGCAAACATGCGCGAGGTGGACGCCTATGTCGCCATTGATGCATTGGTCGCCCAGCTCGATGACGGCCATAGTTTCCTGATGCGTCCTTCCAGGCGACGTAACGTGGAAGCTGTCGCACAGCGCGAGCCGCCCGCCATGCAGGCGCGTCTGCTGTCATCCGGCATTGCCTACATCGACGTCCCCGGCCTGATGGCATCCTCCAGACAAGTCAGCAGTGCTTACGAGACATCGCTCGCGACGGCGCTGGATCAAGTCGCCGTGCAGGCCAGTTGTGGCTGGCTTGTCGATTTACGCCACAACACGGGCGGCACGATGTGGCCAATGATCAACGGGCTGCATGCGCTACTGGGCAATGTAGCGCTCGGTAGCTTTGTCGATGCAGCAGGCAAGCAATCGCCATGGCGGGCACGGTCAACGCCGCGCTCGACTAGCTCGCCCGACGGCCTGCAAACAAATCGCCCGGTCGCCGTCTTGATCGGTCCAAGGACCGCAAGTGCGGGTGAGATGGTTGCGATCTCCTTCCGTGGCCGTGCGAACACGCGCAGCTTCGGTCAGCCAAGCGCCGGCCAGACCACCGGTAATCGCTCGGTGGAACTGCCTGGCGGCGGTGTCCTTGCGATTGCCGCCAGCTCTACGCAGGATCGCAACGGGCATCGCATCGATGGCCGGCTACAACCGGATGTCTTGCTCGACCCGCAGATCGAAGCGACCGAGGCGGCAGCACGCTGGTTGCGTACGCAGGGCTGCGCGCCGTCGAAGTAA
- the nagA gene encoding N-acetylglucosamine-6-phosphate deacetylase, with translation MDASPIQALCNARVLTDDGLQDGLVVLLAGTQIQAVVAADDARVAQAHTRVDLGGATLLPGFIDIQVNGGGGVLFNNARDPQALATIAAAHRRFGTTGMLPTLISDTAEVMAEAIEATRQAIAQGVPGVLGIHLEGPYLSPARKGTHDAHKFRLPDAHEIAVDTSLDNGVTLITLAPERVPLDDIRAFVAGGAIVFAGHTAATYEQAHAGIAAGVSGFTHLYNAMSQLAGREPSAVGAALEDPNVWCGVIVDGVHVHPASLRVALAAKPRGKLLLVTDAMPMVGADSPSFDLYGETITAVDGVVRNADGALAGSALDMATAVRNSVQWLGVDLAEAARMASTYPAQCIGLGDRLGRIAPGYQADLVLVDADVQVLATWVAGQRG, from the coding sequence ATGGATGCTTCCCCGATTCAAGCGTTGTGCAATGCACGCGTGCTCACCGACGACGGCCTGCAGGATGGGCTGGTTGTCTTGCTGGCGGGCACGCAGATACAGGCGGTCGTGGCGGCCGACGATGCGCGTGTTGCGCAGGCGCACACACGTGTGGATCTGGGTGGCGCCACCTTGTTGCCGGGCTTTATCGACATCCAGGTCAACGGCGGCGGCGGCGTGTTGTTCAACAACGCGCGCGACCCGCAGGCACTGGCCACGATCGCTGCGGCGCATCGCCGCTTCGGCACCACCGGCATGTTGCCCACGCTGATCAGCGACACCGCCGAGGTGATGGCCGAGGCGATCGAAGCCACGCGTCAGGCGATCGCGCAAGGCGTGCCCGGTGTGCTCGGCATCCATCTGGAAGGCCCATACCTGAGCCCGGCCCGCAAGGGCACGCACGACGCGCACAAGTTCCGCCTGCCGGACGCGCACGAGATTGCGGTCGACACCTCGCTGGACAACGGCGTCACCCTGATAACGCTCGCACCCGAGCGCGTGCCGTTGGACGACATCCGCGCCTTCGTCGCCGGCGGCGCAATCGTGTTCGCCGGCCACACCGCAGCGACGTACGAGCAGGCGCACGCCGGCATTGCCGCCGGCGTCAGCGGCTTCACCCATCTGTACAACGCGATGTCGCAACTGGCCGGGCGCGAACCCAGTGCTGTGGGCGCCGCGTTGGAAGACCCCAACGTGTGGTGCGGCGTCATCGTCGACGGCGTGCACGTGCACCCTGCCAGCCTGCGCGTCGCGTTGGCGGCCAAGCCGCGCGGCAAGCTGTTGCTGGTCACCGACGCCATGCCGATGGTCGGTGCCGACAGCCCCAGCTTCGATCTGTATGGCGAGACCATCACCGCCGTGGACGGTGTGGTGCGCAATGCCGACGGCGCACTGGCCGGCTCCGCGCTGGACATGGCAACGGCAGTGCGCAACAGCGTGCAATGGCTGGGCGTGGACCTGGCCGAAGCCGCGCGCATGGCGTCCACGTATCCCGCGCAGTGCATCGGCCTGGGCGATCGCCTCGGTCGGATCGCGCCGGGCTATCAAGCCGATCTGGTGCTGGTGGATGCGGATGTGCAGGTGTTGGCGACCTGGGTGGCCGGGCAGCGCGGGTAG